The sequence AGATTGTCGTTGCATGTATTCCAGCTGGAATTGTTGGAATTCTATTTGATGATTGGATTGATGCACATTTGTATAATCCGACAGTCGTTGCAATTATGTTAATCTTATTCGGTATTATTTTTATCGTGGTCGAAAACCGTAATAAAGATTCAAAACCTAGAATCACAAAAATTTCTGAAATTACATACCAAACTGCATTAATTATCGGTTTATTTCAATTGATTGCTGCAGTATTTCCAGGAACATCACGTTCTGGCGCAACCATCGTGGGTGCATTAATATTTGGTGTATCACGAATTGTCGCAACTGAATTTACGTTCTTCTTAGCTGTTCCTGTTATGTTTGGAGCAAGTATTTTGAAATTAGCGAAGTTCTTCATTAAAGGAAATGGATTTATGTTTTCAGAATTTGGTTTGCTCGTAGTAGGGATGGTTGTTTCATTCATTGTCTCAGTATTCGCAATTCGATTCTTATTGAATTATCTTAAGAAGAATGACTTTAAAGCATTTGGTGTTTACCGAATTGTTTTAGGAATTATCGTGCTCTTATTCTTCTATGTAGTAAAACCATTATTATTCTAAAAGAAGCTTCGGCTTCTTTTTTCTAATTAAAATCACAATACAACACACAGTTGTTCAAGCAAGTGTGTGCTAAAATAGAAATAGAAAAGAATGAGGAAGGACTGTCGACATGAAAAAGATCATTTGTATTTGTTTGATGCTAGGAATCGTTACCGGATGTGCAGATCGTGGTAAAACTGCGACTACGGTGAAACCTCGTCCCATCGATAAAGAGGTTCATAAACTTCCGCCTGTCAAACCGAATACAGAAAATCCTAATCATCTTCCGGATGTCTCATTTGAAGATGCCCTTGAATTCTATTTTTCTTTACATGATGAACAATCAATTATTACAGAGATTGCTTATCGTCCCCTTCATGAAGAAGGTGTTTATGAGGTCAAGGCAGCGATTGAAGACAGTGAAGTTGAAATTGTATTTAATAATAATCATGCAATACTCTCAGAGACAAATGAATATTTGGATCATGAAGAATTGATTGAAGTCGAGCGGGATGGATTTACGCGTGATGAACTAGATACGATAATCCCTGTATCAGAAGCAATGCATCAAGCTATTAAGTTCAAACCCGGACATTTTGTGGAAGTTGAACTTAAAAAAGAAAAAGATTTGTTTATATATGAAGTTGAAATCGTTGGAGCGCATCAAAAGTCGATCGACATCAAGGTTGATGCGATCACAGGTAAAGTTCTGCGTGAAGATTAGTTTATGAAACTTAGAAAGTATTATGATGAGAAAAATTAAATTATTTATTGCCATGAGTTTGGATGGCTATATTGCGGATGAAAAGGGTTCAATTGATTGGTTGGAGCCTTATAACTCTGGAGATGATGACACTTATGATTTGTTTTACAAAACCGTTGATACTGTCGTCATGGGACGGAAAACATACGAACAGGTGACTGAAGAACTTTCACCAGATGTATATCCGTATGAGGATTCGTATACCTATGTTATTTCATCACAAGATCTAAAGCCTCGAGATAACATGACTGTCATCTCGGAAGATGTCGTCGCAGTTCTCAATTCGATAAAACACCAAGAGGGTAAAGATCTCTGGATTGTCGGTGGGGCAAGGTTGGTTTCAGCACTTGTGGATGCATCCATTATTGATGAGTATTGGATTGCGGTTGCGCCGGTCTTACTCGGCAAGGGGATAGCGCTATTTGAAGAATCGATAAACATGGAACATCTTCATTTGGTGGAAAGTTTTACCAAAGGTCAATTGGTTTATTTGAAGTATGAGAAGCGCAGTTAAATGCGCTTTTTTTGTTGTTTTAATACGTAATCGATTTTATTATGAAATAAGTGTGAAAAATGACCGCGAATGTCCTTGACTTGTACATGTGGCAGTTGTATTATAAGTGGAATGACACACTTATGTCGCAAAGAGGTTATGATGAAACAACAAGAAATTATTAGAAGAACTGTGCCCTTTATAATTATGAATCCTACTGCTACGGTGAATGATATCGCAAAAAATGCAGGTATCAGTCGTGCTACGTTTCACCGTACATTTACAGGACGTGACGAGCTTTATGATGTAATGGCTCGAGCATGTATTGAAGAAATTGATACCGCACTTAAGGGTCTCGAACGCAAGCTGGATTTATTTGAATCGTTAAAAGATATTGTGGATGTGCTCATTGAACTGGGTGATCGTGTGTATTTTTTATATTATTATCCGGATGGTTTAAACTCGGATGAACTACGACAAGAATGTCATGCAATCTTAAAACCTCTTTATACGGTTGTGATTAAAATGTATAAAAAGAAGATGTTGAATCAGAAGGTTAATGAAGGTTGGATTATCAATACGATTAATAATTATGTTTCAATTGCTTGGGTTCAAGTATATGTGGGTAATGTAACGCAAGAAGAAGCCGTTGAGAATACAATGCAAATGTTGCTTCATGGCATCGTATCATATTAAAAAAAGTCTCAACGACATGTCCCGTTGAGACTTTTTAATTTTAAGATAATTCTTCTTTATGGTTGATGTATTTATTAATAATCACGGATATAAAGATACCAAAGAGTGTTTCAAGAATGCGTCGAATCATATATTGTATTGCGTCGCCTTGGGTGCCATTATGATTGAGTAAGACAGCAAGAACAAGAATGGCTGACATGGATGTAGCATACTCGCGTAGATTTAAAATTTTACAGAGTGTTAGATCGACTAAAAGTACAACTACAATTAGTACTGTATAGGTTAAGGATTCACTGGGAATATTAAAATAGATTGTAATGAGAAGAAATAAGATTCCAATGATTCCTCCAAATAAAGTCCCTAAGATACGATCAAGTGAAGCACGCACTGCATGTTCTGGGGATGACTTCATCATTAAAACGGCGGTAATCGCTGCATAGAAGGGAGCAGGATAGTTTAACGTCCAAGCAGTGACGAGACAGATTGCAACCGCAAGGGTTGTTTTTAGAATTCGTAAACCGGGTAAATATTTCGTGTCCATGTGGCACCTCATGTTTCTTTTTTGTGTAAAAATACAAAATATCCTTAATTTCATACAAATTATACATAAAATATCAAAATATGTCATTCTTCCGTTATTATAGGTTTGCATAACAATACAAAAAAAAATCATAACCTTCTTTGTATGTATGCAGCACACACCATAATAATGATTCATCAGTGTGTGATGAATCGTGTGCAACCGTCTTTGGTGAGACGACTGCTTTTCGATGAAGTTAAGTAACAGTTAGGAATGTTCAAACGAAGATGAACACACTTCGGAGCTCTTATTTAGGTATGGTGGGATATTCTAAATAGTACATTGACTTCCTATAAATCATTATATCGCACATAATCGATTTGTACGCTTGGTTATACTTGACCATATACTCAAGCATTGTTACTTCAGTTATTACGAATAACGATCCGTTTGCATTCTATCATACATGTAAACGAAGCACATCGTACCAAAATTTGTTTTGATCAAGGGGATGTGAAGCAATACAGATATTTGGGGCGGAAGGAGGAGGCCAATGAAAAAAATAGTTAATCACGTAGTACATGGTTTGTTGAAAATTTCAGATCAAGCTACGACATTATCACTATGGTCTTTCTATAAGCCAGAATTGCCAAAGAAAAAATAATAAAGAACCTTGGTTAGTAACGGACCAAGGTTTTTTTTATGGCTTCAATTTTTGATTGGGGTTATGCTATAATTTAGGCAAAGGAATGGTATGGTTATGATTAAAATAGCAATTGTTGATGATGAAACGATAATGCATGATCGTCTTCGGGAAGTTGTGAATCAAACACTGCTTAGTAGAGATATTGATTATCGCATCTTAATCTTTGATAATCCCGATGATGTATTGTCATGTGTTAAACAGACCAAGATTGATATTGTTTTATTGGATATCGAGTTGGGTTCTCGAAATGGTGTGGAGTTAGCGAAACGCCTTTCTTTGGATAGTCCAAGTACCGTCGTTGTGTTTATCACTTCTTATGAGGGCTATATTAAGGACGCATTTGGTCTTAATGTTTATGACTATATCTTGAAGCAAGAATTGGATTTGCAGTTGCCAGAGGCGTTAATTCAGCTTACAACGCGTCTTACACAGCGTGACAGTGTTGTTTTTAAGTTTGATTCAGGGATTTTAAATTTAGAGCTTATGGAAATTGTTTTTGCTTTGTATGAAAATCGTAATATAACGATTTTTACTCAAGATGAATCCTATGTCATGAAGTCAACCAGTCTCACAAAAGTGTATGAGAGTTTACCTGAATCGATGTTTATTCAACCTAATAGTCGTTATATTGTGAATATGATGTATATTCAAGAGATGCGAAAAGGGGTTATCAAACTGAAGGGGTATGATGATCTGATTGAAGTATCACGCGGTCAGTTTAAAAATTTATATCAAAATTACTTGGATTTCTTAGTAGAAAGTGAGCGATTGTAGATGACAAATGAAGGCATGATGTTTATTGGGGAAGCATTGTTTTGTCTTTTAGATGTATTGTTGCTTTTTAGAGCGGCGCAAGTCTTTCTTACAACTAAAGATAATCATAAATTCAAATTCTGGGGTGTTACCTTCCTAACATCCTTTTTAATTTTTAGCGCAACCGTATCGACAGCGTTTTCCTCCTTTGTTTCGATTATTATGGGGGTGCTGCTGGTTGTTTATGTATTTGTGCTTTTTGATGGAAGTGTTTTTGCGAAGGTCATGTCCGCAATTGTTTATTACCTGCTGTTAGGAATTATCACAATTCTTGTAATATCCGCAGTTGTAAAGATTACCAATATTCAAGTTGATGTCTTGATGGGTGCAACCGAATTACGAATGATTGTGATGTTTGGCATTAAGACCATAACAATCATTCTCATTGAGTTATTACGACGGTTTTTAGGGCCAAAGCAGTTTACCCAAGATATTTTCGTATCCAACTATACACTCGGTTATCTTGTCGTGAATCTTCTCGTAATCATTGTACTTTTTGATATTGTTTTGACTCAAGATTATATTATTTCTAAAAATCTTATCTTTTACTTTATTATCATCCAGACTATCTTAATTTCAATCATGTTTATGATTATCAGTAACTACTTTGAAATGAAGGTCAAAAACGAGACCTATCAAACGATGATTGATGCGTTTAATTTATACCAAAAACGTGAAGTGGAACGTGTAGAATCGGATGTGGAAGTGTTAAAACTTAAACATGATCTCAAAAATCATATGGCATCTTTATCGTATATGATCGAGTCTGGGAAAGATGATGAAGCCCGTAATTATATCCATGAACTGATTCATCATGAGGCTTTGAAAACGTATGTGAATACACCCAATCCCGTTATTAATGCCATCGTAAACTCTAAGATCACTCAAAATCCACACATCCATTTTGTAACCCGTGTCGGTATTTCTGAATTTAAAATTGAGCCGTATGATCTAACGGTATTATTGGGAAACGCTTTAGACAATGCGATTGAAGCTGCAGGAAAATGCGAACGTAATCGTGTGGTGAAGTTATATCTTGAAGAGAACAGCCAGTTTTGTAAGATTCAAGTTTTAAATACATTTCATGAAATGCCACGAATGAAAGATGGTGTTTACCTTTCTTCAAAACGACTTGGGGATAAACGTGGTTTTGGGATGGTTGCTATGAAAGAGACAACTGAAAAATACTTGGGAAGAATGGACAGTAAAATTGAAGATGATTATTTCAAACTCACGTTGATTCTTTCGAAATCATCATAATATGCATAAAAAGATACAATATAAACCATTTCGATTTATCATGTATCTTTTTTTCATATAATACAAATAAGAGGTGTTACATGAAAAAAATATCATTGAAATTAAGTCATAATTTTTATAAGTACGGATATATTGATGAAGATGATTGTGATCGCATGCGCTTTGCTTTGGAAGTCGTGATGTCCAATCTTTTTACTTTTGGTTTTATCATTCTCATGGGTATCGTATTTCATTGCTTTCGACCAACACTTGCATTTGTCGTGATGTTAGGGGCGCTTCGAAGTTTAGATGATACGTTTCATTCAAATACATTTCTTGGTTGCTTTACCATGACAGTTTTTGCATATATCTTTTCGGTATTTGGACCAAGTGTTATCGATACAAGTTTTAAAGTCCCTTATATGTTATTATCTTCGGCTTTTTGTGGGTCGATTATGCTTGTGTTTTTGTTTAATCGAAACAATATTCAATTAAATAAGAACTCTGGATTTATGAGTTATATTATTATCATGTGCATCATTTTATTTATTCTAACCCTAGCCCTCCCAAGTATCTTTGATATTATTTTGGTAGTAATGAATGTCATTATGGTAGTAACGGTAACGTTTGCTTTAGGACAAATTATTCATCTTCGTGAATCATAATTAAGCACTATGATATTTATCCTCTAAGTCTGTGTCAACTAAGTGTAGAAACCATAATATAACTAAAAGAGGGAGATTGTTATGAATTATGAAGCGTTAATTGTTTTCCTAATTGAAGCCAAAAAAAATACTTATGCATCAGGTTTTGGAAAAGTAGATAGTAGTCGACCGCATTCATATGATTTAGAGTTTAATTCAGGAGAGTACAAATACATTGATAGTTATTTAGGTACTCATTTGTTCACTGGTGAAGAAGCAATCTGGAATCAATTAAATCCTGTTTGGGCAATGAATTACAGTGGAAGGGTCATCAATGAAGAAAAATTTTCAAGCAAGTTCTTGAAAAAGGCCTTGATGGAGCCAACAATTGATTATCCATTTAGGGGTAAACCGTTTTATTCTGAAGGTGATTATACCTATGTAATGGAGGCAAATGGTGATTTTTCTTGGTTTGTCGGCAGAGAACTTATCTTTAATAAAGACGAATTAGTGTACGAACTCAATTTTCATGGGGGATTAGTTTTAGATACTCATTTTGATTAATATTCACATAATGAAATGAGTACATCGAGATAAACTTTAAAACCAAACTTAGTTTGGTTTTTTTCTTTTCAAAGCGGGATCAGTAAATATTAGGTATTTTTAAAAGAACTATCTTGTAGTTTCAAAAGTGATTCGCTAATGATTTCCATCAGTTGTACATAGTCGAAGGCTTCTGTTTGGAAATATGATGATATTTCCTACTAAATGGTATTTCACATTTATTTTATACAAGGCTCTTTTAAATTGAACTTGTATTTATCTGAGAACCTATGCTATAATCTCGATAGTATGAGTCCTTTAAGTTGTGACAGAGAGCACAGCAAGGTACGCAGTCAACTTTTGTATTATGATGCATAAAGCTGCTTTTTACCTTATTTAAACTTAAAGGACACCTTCGGGTGTCCTTTTGTATAAAAGACCATACGGGAGAAAGAAGAGGTTTTACACA is a genomic window of Erysipelothrix amsterdamensis containing:
- a CDS encoding undecaprenyl-diphosphate phosphatase; protein product: MIELLKVIILGIVEGITEWLPISSTGHMILVDEFLKLNARPEFKSMFFVVIQLGAILAVVVIYWHKLFPFKKNKDGKITVEKNIIDMWLKIVVACIPAGIVGILFDDWIDAHLYNPTVVAIMLILFGIIFIVVENRNKDSKPRITKISEITYQTALIIGLFQLIAAVFPGTSRSGATIVGALIFGVSRIVATEFTFFLAVPVMFGASILKLAKFFIKGNGFMFSEFGLLVVGMVVSFIVSVFAIRFLLNYLKKNDFKAFGVYRIVLGIIVLLFFYVVKPLLF
- a CDS encoding PepSY domain-containing protein produces the protein MKKIICICLMLGIVTGCADRGKTATTVKPRPIDKEVHKLPPVKPNTENPNHLPDVSFEDALEFYFSLHDEQSIITEIAYRPLHEEGVYEVKAAIEDSEVEIVFNNNHAILSETNEYLDHEELIEVERDGFTRDELDTIIPVSEAMHQAIKFKPGHFVEVELKKEKDLFIYEVEIVGAHQKSIDIKVDAITGKVLRED
- a CDS encoding dihydrofolate reductase family protein; translation: MMRKIKLFIAMSLDGYIADEKGSIDWLEPYNSGDDDTYDLFYKTVDTVVMGRKTYEQVTEELSPDVYPYEDSYTYVISSQDLKPRDNMTVISEDVVAVLNSIKHQEGKDLWIVGGARLVSALVDASIIDEYWIAVAPVLLGKGIALFEESINMEHLHLVESFTKGQLVYLKYEKRS
- a CDS encoding TetR/AcrR family transcriptional regulator, which gives rise to MKQQEIIRRTVPFIIMNPTATVNDIAKNAGISRATFHRTFTGRDELYDVMARACIEEIDTALKGLERKLDLFESLKDIVDVLIELGDRVYFLYYYPDGLNSDELRQECHAILKPLYTVVIKMYKKKMLNQKVNEGWIINTINNYVSIAWVQVYVGNVTQEEAVENTMQMLLHGIVSY
- a CDS encoding FUSC family protein, encoding MDTKYLPGLRILKTTLAVAICLVTAWTLNYPAPFYAAITAVLMMKSSPEHAVRASLDRILGTLFGGIIGILFLLITIYFNIPSESLTYTVLIVVVLLVDLTLCKILNLREYATSMSAILVLAVLLNHNGTQGDAIQYMIRRILETLFGIFISVIINKYINHKEELS
- a CDS encoding AgrD family cyclic lactone autoinducer peptide produces the protein MKKIVNHVVHGLLKISDQATTLSLWSFYKPELPKKK
- a CDS encoding LytR/AlgR family response regulator transcription factor → MIKIAIVDDETIMHDRLREVVNQTLLSRDIDYRILIFDNPDDVLSCVKQTKIDIVLLDIELGSRNGVELAKRLSLDSPSTVVVFITSYEGYIKDAFGLNVYDYILKQELDLQLPEALIQLTTRLTQRDSVVFKFDSGILNLELMEIVFALYENRNITIFTQDESYVMKSTSLTKVYESLPESMFIQPNSRYIVNMMYIQEMRKGVIKLKGYDDLIEVSRGQFKNLYQNYLDFLVESERL
- a CDS encoding sensor histidine kinase, with the translated sequence MTNEGMMFIGEALFCLLDVLLLFRAAQVFLTTKDNHKFKFWGVTFLTSFLIFSATVSTAFSSFVSIIMGVLLVVYVFVLFDGSVFAKVMSAIVYYLLLGIITILVISAVVKITNIQVDVLMGATELRMIVMFGIKTITIILIELLRRFLGPKQFTQDIFVSNYTLGYLVVNLLVIIVLFDIVLTQDYIISKNLIFYFIIIQTILISIMFMIISNYFEMKVKNETYQTMIDAFNLYQKREVERVESDVEVLKLKHDLKNHMASLSYMIESGKDDEARNYIHELIHHEALKTYVNTPNPVINAIVNSKITQNPHIHFVTRVGISEFKIEPYDLTVLLGNALDNAIEAAGKCERNRVVKLYLEENSQFCKIQVLNTFHEMPRMKDGVYLSSKRLGDKRGFGMVAMKETTEKYLGRMDSKIEDDYFKLTLILSKSS
- a CDS encoding accessory gene regulator B family protein produces the protein MKKISLKLSHNFYKYGYIDEDDCDRMRFALEVVMSNLFTFGFIILMGIVFHCFRPTLAFVVMLGALRSLDDTFHSNTFLGCFTMTVFAYIFSVFGPSVIDTSFKVPYMLLSSAFCGSIMLVFLFNRNNIQLNKNSGFMSYIIIMCIILFILTLALPSIFDIILVVMNVIMVVTVTFALGQIIHLRES
- a CDS encoding DUF5680 domain-containing protein, whose amino-acid sequence is MNYEALIVFLIEAKKNTYASGFGKVDSSRPHSYDLEFNSGEYKYIDSYLGTHLFTGEEAIWNQLNPVWAMNYSGRVINEEKFSSKFLKKALMEPTIDYPFRGKPFYSEGDYTYVMEANGDFSWFVGRELIFNKDELVYELNFHGGLVLDTHFD